From one Lysinibacillus sp. G4S2 genomic stretch:
- a CDS encoding arsenic transporter has product MQTLDIITILTFLVTLGFIFWRPRNMNEAIPALVGAIIVILCGSVTMTDLLIIIQTISDAAITIMATIVMAIVLESFGFFNWVAELLTEKANGSGIRLFWYVNLLCFLMTLFFNNDGSILIAIPILIMLLNNMGLENRQKIPYLISGGLIATASSAPIGVSNIVNLIALKIVDMSLYSHTAMMFVPATIGLLLLVGLLFLYFKKNLPKTVPTNVTGMSLPSYHPLKQIALGKSKQKRTKFMLNVLLFVFGVRLSLFLASFLGIPISVMAVIGSLVLLGWRWAYLKIPPGDMLKKTPWYIIVFAFGMYVIIYGLNNIGLTEWLIQSMRPLVSENLLNTSVLMGVLLSVLSNIFNNHPALMVGTITLTNMGLDPISLKVAYLANIIGSDIGALLLPMGTLATLMWMHIVRKGKVKITWWEYIKVTIIVIPPTVIFTLVILYYWVTWLFY; this is encoded by the coding sequence ATGCAAACATTAGATATAATAACAATACTGACATTTTTAGTTACTCTTGGTTTCATTTTTTGGAGACCTAGAAATATGAATGAAGCTATTCCTGCATTGGTTGGTGCTATTATTGTAATACTTTGCGGTAGTGTAACCATGACAGATCTACTTATAATTATACAAACAATCAGTGATGCTGCGATTACCATTATGGCTACAATTGTTATGGCGATTGTATTAGAAAGCTTTGGGTTCTTTAACTGGGTTGCAGAACTGCTTACTGAAAAAGCAAATGGGTCTGGCATTCGATTATTCTGGTATGTCAATCTCCTATGCTTTCTCATGACACTCTTCTTTAATAATGACGGTAGTATTTTAATAGCAATACCAATATTAATTATGTTATTAAACAATATGGGATTAGAAAATCGTCAAAAGATTCCATATTTAATTTCTGGAGGTTTAATTGCAACTGCATCCAGTGCTCCAATCGGGGTAAGTAACATCGTAAATCTAATTGCATTAAAAATTGTTGATATGAGCTTGTATTCACATACAGCAATGATGTTTGTTCCTGCAACAATCGGTTTATTACTATTAGTCGGTTTACTGTTTTTATACTTCAAAAAGAACCTACCTAAAACTGTTCCTACAAATGTAACAGGGATGTCTCTTCCTTCCTATCATCCACTTAAACAAATTGCTTTAGGAAAATCTAAGCAAAAGCGTACTAAGTTTATGCTAAATGTACTTCTATTTGTATTTGGCGTTCGGTTAAGTCTGTTCTTAGCCTCGTTTTTAGGAATTCCAATTTCTGTTATGGCGGTAATTGGATCCCTCGTTCTTTTAGGATGGAGATGGGCTTATTTAAAAATACCTCCAGGTGATATGCTGAAAAAAACACCATGGTATATTATCGTTTTTGCGTTTGGTATGTATGTCATCATCTATGGTCTCAATAATATTGGCTTAACGGAATGGTTAATTCAATCTATGCGCCCACTGGTTTCAGAAAACCTACTCAATACAAGCGTCTTAATGGGCGTACTACTTTCAGTACTTTCTAATATCTTCAATAACCACCCAGCGCTTATGGTTGGAACTATTACGTTAACCAATATGGGACTTGACCCTATTTCCTTGAAAGTTGCTTATTTAGCAAACATTATTGGAAGTGACATAGGTGCACTGTTACTTCCTATGGGTACTCTTGCAACACTAATGTGGATGCACATCGTAAGGAAAGGAAAAGTAAAAATCACATGGTGGGAATACATTAAAGTTACTATCATCGTGATTCCTCCCACAGTCATCTTTACATTAGTCATTTTATATTATTGGGTGACATGGCTCTTTTATTAA
- a CDS encoding flotillin family protein, whose amino-acid sequence MSMGILSVLGIVAFILIAIVALYVTKYRTAGPDEALIVTGSYLGSKNVHKDESGNRIKIIRGGGTFVFPIFQQAQPLSLLSSKLDVTTPEVYTEQGVPVMADGTAIIKIGGSISEIATAAEQFLGKQKEDRENEAREVLEGHLRSILGSMTVEEIYKNRDKFSQEVQRVASQDLAKMGLTIVSFTIKDVRDKNGYLESLGKPRIAQVKRDADIATADAEKETRIKRAEASKEAQKAELERATEIAEAEKENQLKVAEFRREQDIAKARADQAYELETARAKQEVTEQEMQIRIIERQKQIELEEKEILRREKQYDSEVKKKADADRYAVEQNAVAAKMRELAQADAEKYRIESLAQAEAEKIRLDGLAKADAERAKGETDADIIRLRGLAEAEAKRKIAEAFEYYGQAAVLDMIVRMMPEYAKELASPLGNIDKITVVDTGGGEGSGGANKITAYATNLMSTLQESLKETSGIDVKELIESYAGKHTLRPELEQIAAGLEKKQTATADETQKEIKETVEQK is encoded by the coding sequence ATGTCGATGGGAATTTTAAGTGTTTTAGGGATTGTAGCTTTTATTTTAATTGCCATAGTTGCACTGTATGTGACCAAGTATCGTACAGCGGGTCCTGATGAGGCACTTATTGTAACAGGTAGCTATCTTGGCTCAAAAAATGTACATAAAGATGAGTCAGGAAATCGTATAAAAATTATCCGTGGTGGCGGGACATTCGTATTCCCAATTTTCCAGCAAGCGCAGCCATTAAGCTTATTGTCTAGTAAGCTTGATGTGACAACACCTGAAGTGTATACAGAGCAAGGTGTACCAGTGATGGCAGATGGAACCGCTATCATTAAAATTGGTGGTTCTATTTCAGAAATTGCAACTGCAGCAGAGCAGTTTTTAGGAAAGCAAAAGGAAGATCGTGAAAATGAAGCGCGTGAAGTGTTAGAAGGTCATTTACGTTCGATCTTAGGGTCAATGACGGTTGAAGAAATTTATAAAAACCGTGATAAATTCTCTCAGGAAGTACAACGTGTTGCATCTCAGGATTTGGCGAAGATGGGTCTGACAATCGTTTCCTTTACGATTAAAGATGTACGCGATAAAAATGGCTACTTAGAATCGCTTGGTAAGCCACGTATTGCCCAGGTTAAACGTGACGCGGATATCGCGACGGCAGACGCTGAAAAAGAAACGCGTATTAAGCGTGCTGAAGCATCCAAAGAAGCGCAAAAGGCTGAGCTTGAACGTGCTACAGAAATTGCGGAAGCAGAAAAAGAAAATCAGTTAAAAGTAGCTGAATTCCGTCGTGAACAAGATATTGCAAAAGCTCGTGCAGACCAAGCATATGAGTTAGAAACGGCGCGTGCAAAACAGGAAGTAACTGAACAGGAAATGCAAATTCGTATTATTGAACGTCAAAAGCAAATTGAGTTAGAAGAAAAAGAGATTTTACGTCGTGAGAAGCAATACGATTCAGAAGTTAAGAAAAAGGCTGATGCTGATCGTTATGCTGTTGAGCAAAATGCAGTTGCGGCTAAAATGCGTGAACTAGCGCAGGCAGATGCGGAGAAATACCGTATCGAATCGTTAGCACAAGCCGAAGCAGAGAAAATTCGTTTGGACGGTCTTGCGAAAGCGGATGCTGAGCGTGCAAAAGGGGAAACAGATGCAGATATTATTCGTCTTCGTGGTCTTGCAGAAGCCGAGGCAAAACGTAAGATTGCGGAAGCCTTCGAATACTATGGTCAAGCAGCTGTCCTTGATATGATTGTACGTATGATGCCAGAATATGCGAAAGAGCTTGCGAGTCCACTTGGCAATATCGATAAGATTACTGTTGTTGATACTGGTGGAGGAGAAGGAAGCGGTGGTGCCAATAAAATAACTGCTTACGCAACTAATTTAATGTCAACATTACAAGAATCATTGAAAGAAACTTCAGGGATTGACGTGAAGGAACTAATTGAAAGCTATGCAGGTAAACATACATTGCGTCCTGAGTTAGAGCAAATAGCAGCTGGCTTAGAAAAGAAGCAAACAGCTACAGCTGATGAAACACAAAAAGAGATAAAAGAAACAGTTGAACAAAAATAA
- a CDS encoding GNAT family protein, protein MQITIDQQLFLRTVTLEDAKTVFALTDASRDYLREWLPWLDITKEVTDTTAYIEGCIKGHEAKSSLSFVIIFQNEIVGIAGFNTINHSNKIAAIGYWLSEGAQGHGIMTKTVQALLQYTFEELQLNKVEIRAAVDNAKSRAIPERLGFTKEGTIREAEWLYDHFVDHAAYGMLASEWKQINEDYSCS, encoded by the coding sequence TTGCAAATTACAATTGATCAACAATTATTTTTACGAACTGTCACATTAGAAGATGCCAAAACTGTTTTTGCATTAACAGATGCGTCTCGAGACTATTTACGTGAATGGTTGCCGTGGCTAGATATTACAAAAGAAGTAACCGACACAACAGCTTATATTGAAGGTTGTATCAAGGGACACGAAGCTAAAAGTAGCCTCTCGTTTGTCATCATTTTTCAAAATGAAATCGTTGGGATTGCTGGCTTCAATACTATAAACCATAGCAATAAAATAGCTGCGATAGGCTATTGGCTCAGTGAAGGAGCTCAAGGACATGGTATTATGACAAAGACCGTACAGGCTTTATTACAATATACTTTCGAAGAGTTACAGCTCAATAAAGTCGAAATTCGTGCTGCTGTGGACAATGCAAAAAGCCGTGCCATCCCAGAGCGACTTGGCTTTACAAAAGAAGGGACTATTCGTGAAGCAGAATGGCTTTACGATCATTTTGTAGACCATGCTGCATACGGCATGCTCGCTAGTGAGTGGAAACAAATTAATGAGGACTATTCTTGTTCTTAA